One genomic window of Trichomycterus rosablanca isolate fTriRos1 chromosome 1, fTriRos1.hap1, whole genome shotgun sequence includes the following:
- the pthlha gene encoding parathyroid hormone-like hormone a, whose protein sequence is MLCSRRILQQWCLAVFLLCSPVPHYGRPIDALSNRIKRSVTHAQLMHDKGRALQDFKRRMWLQELLHEVHTAEIREVQQRGGVSGGGGGTINTGVPIAVGMGINLSSGTSHPKPAGGTKSMPISYGPEDEEGTNLPQETNKSQTYKDGALKASGKKKKKGRAGKRREGEKRKRRARSLSRLMVNEPGSGFHLEWRVHTAQRAALH, encoded by the exons ATGTTGTGTTCAAGGAGGATTCTGCAACAGTGGTGTTTGGCTGTGTTTTTACTGTGTTCTCCCGTGCCACACTATGGCAGGCCCATCGATGCCCTCAGCAACAGAAT TAAGCGGTCAGTGACACATGCCCAGCTGATGCATGACAAGGGCCGGGCCCTGCAGGACTTCAAGCGCCGCATGTGGTTGCAGGAGCTACTGCATGAGGTTCACACAGCCGAGATCCGTGAGGTTCAGCAGCGCGGAGGAGTCAGTGGTGGTGGAGGTGGGACCATCAACACGGGCGTTCCTATTGCTGTGGGCATGGGTATCAATTTGAGCTCGGGTACGTCCCATCCGAAGCCTGCTGGTGGCACCAAAAGCATGCCAATTAGTTACGGCCCAGAAGATGAGGAGGGCACCAACCTGCCTCAAGAGACCAACAAGTCACAAACATATAAAGATGGAGCACTCAAGGCTAGtgggaaaaagaagaagaaagggAGAGCAgggaagagaagagaaggaGAGAAAAGAAAACGGCGGGCCCGTTCACTTAGTAGGCTGATGGTCAACGAACCGGGCAGTGGCTTCCACCTGGAGTGGCGAGTACACACAGCACAGCGAGCTGCGCTGCACTAG